From a single Lacerta agilis isolate rLacAgi1 chromosome 3, rLacAgi1.pri, whole genome shotgun sequence genomic region:
- the KIAA1841 gene encoding uncharacterized protein KIAA1841 homolog isoform X4: MPDSLRDAECQKMSRRYSENNNFPYDNNQMVLDMILCSLFSVPQPINWDNVARLVPGYSSRECAKRFDELKSIGSSPVDNQYSPLMASGGSPMETLAGYIKSSLLDSQEELQEPPSEKDAISVNGRPSVASSRNCSAESEKGPAHKGGENADETQGPNMVIHVCDEAKNLKEDFVCPRDLLISEMKYFAEYLSVDAQRWEEVDISVHCDVHIFNWLIRYVKRNTKEYEVHEIPALEPSNVISILISSEFLKMDSLVEKCIHYCHKNMSAIVATPCNMNCINSNLLTRIADLFTHNEIEEVKDKKDKFKSKLFCKKIERLFDLEYQNPDSQGSAATLYRCSLCKKLLIKDTERRIPCVPGKINVDQHGNIIYIHIRDKSWDVHEYLLSLFEELKSWRDVYWRLWGTINWLICSRCNQTFLCTEFSHCQYHPQPVVYPGVVGALGSNGTGVYPCCNQKVLRFDPAPLPKGCKVRDHVIGLPAGGEGVDAVPYQTAKILNDLIQHRNVIVVPFEKDQNSDSGIGLSDERSIECDVLLEPNAPWGPRTGEINAFLSLKNWTLQLKQQLLLSEDDEYTTGSEVTEDEVGDEEEVYKKPGRKERSKKSHRHPKKQVSSPSVQKKEKNLEKTNSRDASPFIVSMQQNKWDASRSLRFNQDAQREEDQRRMVEITGHLIKMRLGELDRTKSKENKESAAGIYARLEAQIRAAAQVNTRQNVPEKNMRVKSRFGQGRPT; encoded by the exons TGCCAAAAAATGAGCCGTAGATATTCAGAAAACAATAACTTCCCATACGACAATAATCAAATGGTTTTGGATATGATCCTCTGCTCTTTATTCAGTGTCCCTCAGCCTATCAATTGGGACAACGTGGCAAGGCTGGTTCCAGGCTATTCATCTCGAGAG TGTGCAAAAAGGTTTGATGAACTGAAAAGCATTGGGAGTTCTCCAGTTGATAACCAGTACAGTCCACTAATGGCCAGTGGTGGGAGCCCTATGGAAACACTGGCTGGTTATATCAAATCATCGCTTCTTGATTCCCAGGAAGAGTTACAAGAACCTCCCAGTGAAAAAGATGCAATTTCTGTAAATG GAAGGCCAAGTGTAGCTTCCTCAAGGAATTGCTCTGCAGAAAGTGAGAAGGGCCCTGCACATAAAGGTGGAGAAAATGCTGATGAAACACAAGG GCCAAATATGGTGATCCATGTGTGTGATGAAGCAAAAAATCTGAAAGAAGATTTTGTTTGTCCGCGAGATCTGTTGATTTCTGAAATGAAGTACTTTGCTGAATATCTGTCAGTGGATGCCCAGCGCTGGGAAGAAGTGGACATTTCAGTTCACTGTGACGTTCACATCTTTAACTGGTTGATAAGATATGTTAAAAGGAACACTAAGGAGTATGAGGTGCATGAAATACCTGCCTTAG AACCAAGCAATGTCATTTCGATTCTTATTTCCTCTGAGTTTCTGAAGATGGATTCTTTA GTGGAGAAATGTATTCATTATTGCCACAAGAATATGAGTGCTATCGTAGCCACGCCGTGCAATATGAACTGCATCAATTCTAATCTCCTAACGCGCATAGCGGATCTTTTCACACATAATGAAATAGAGGAGGTGAAGGACAAGAAAGATAAATTTAAGAG CAAACTTTTCTGTAAGAAGATAGAGAGGTTGTTTGACCTAGAGTACCAGAACCCAGATTCTCAGGGAAGCGCAGCAACACTGTACAG gtgcagCTTATGTAAGAAACTCTTAATTAAGGACACTGAAAGAAGAATCCCATGCGTTCCTGGAAAGATCAATGTAGATCAGCATGGAAACATTATCTATATACACATAAG AGATAAATCTTGGGATGTACATGAGTATTTGCTGAGTCTTTTTGAAGAACTAAAATCTTGGCGAGATGTATATTGGCGCCTTTGGGGAACTATCAATTGGCTGATCTGTTCAAGATGTAATCAA ACTTTCCTGTGTACTGAATTCTCCCATTGCCAATACCACCCTCAGCCAGTTGTCTACCCTGGTGTGGTAGGTGCTCTTGGTTCCAATGGTACTGGAGTGTATCCCTGCTGTAACCAGAAGGTTCTGAGATTTGATCCTGCTCCTCTTCCAAAA gggtGTAAAGTAAGGGACCATGTGATTGGCTTGCCTGCTGGAGGAGAAGGTGTGGATGCTGTTCCCTACCAGACTGCTAAAATACTGAATGATCTGATTCAGCACAGAAATGTCATTGTTGTGCCTTTTGAAAAAGACCAAAACAG tGATTCTGGAATTGGACTGAGTGACGAGAGGAGTATTGAATGTGATGTGCTATTGGAGCCAAATGCACCATGGGGCCCCAGAACAGGAGAAATTAATGCT TTCCTTTCTCTGAAAAACTGGACTCTCCAGCTG AAACAACAGTTGTTGCTTTCAGAAGATGATGAATACACTACTGGCTCTGAGGTCACAGAGGATGAAGTAGGTGATGAGGAAGAAGTATACAAGAAACCAG GAAGAAAAGAGAGGTCAAAGAAATCCCACAGACATCCAAAGAAACAAGTGTCTTCACCCAGTGttcaaaagaaggaaaagaatctGGAGAAG ACTAATTCCAGAGATGCATCTCCTTTTAT TGTGAGCATGCAGCAGAATAAGTGGGACGCTTCCAGATCACTTAGATTCAACCAGGATGCTCAGAGAGAGGAAG ATCAGCGGAGGATGGTTGAAATAACCGGACACCTAATAAAAATGAGGCTAGGGGAGCTTGACCGGACAAAATCAAAAGAGAACAAAGAA TCTGCAGCTGGAATTTATGCAAGACTTGAAGCTCAGATCAGGGCAGCGGCACAGGTCAACACCCGCCAGAACGTCCCAGAAAAAAATATGAG GGTTAAAAGTCGCTTTGGCCAAGGCCGTCCCACGTAG
- the KIAA1841 gene encoding uncharacterized protein KIAA1841 homolog isoform X1 → MPDSLRDAECQKMSRRYSENNNFPYDNNQMVLDMILCSLFSVPQPINWDNVARLVPGYSSRECAKRFDELKSIGSSPVDNQYSPLMASGGSPMETLAGYIKSSLLDSQEELQEPPSEKDAISVNGRPSVASSRNCSAESEKGPAHKGGENADETQGPNMVIHVCDEAKNLKEDFVCPRDLLISEMKYFAEYLSVDAQRWEEVDISVHCDVHIFNWLIRYVKRNTKEYEVHEIPALEPSNVISILISSEFLKMDSLVEKCIHYCHKNMSAIVATPCNMNCINSNLLTRIADLFTHNEIEEVKDKKDKFKSKLFCKKIERLFDLEYQNPDSQGSAATLYRCSLCKKLLIKDTERRIPCVPGKINVDQHGNIIYIHIRDKSWDVHEYLLSLFEELKSWRDVYWRLWGTINWLICSRCNQTFLCTEFSHCQYHPQPVVYPGVVGALGSNGTGVYPCCNQKVLRFDPAPLPKGCKVRDHVIGLPAGGEGVDAVPYQTAKILNDLIQHRNVIVVPFEKDQNSDSGIGLSDERSIECDVLLEPNAPWGPRTGEINAFLSLKNWTLQLKQQLLLSEDDEYTTGSEVTEDEVGDEEEVYKKPAGRKERSKKSHRHPKKQVSSPSVQKKEKNLEKQTNSRDASPFIVSMQQNKWDASRSLRFNQDAQREEDQRRMVEITGHLIKMRLGELDRTKSKENKESAAGIYARLEAQIRAAAQVNTRQNVPEKNMRVKSRFGQGRPT, encoded by the exons TGCCAAAAAATGAGCCGTAGATATTCAGAAAACAATAACTTCCCATACGACAATAATCAAATGGTTTTGGATATGATCCTCTGCTCTTTATTCAGTGTCCCTCAGCCTATCAATTGGGACAACGTGGCAAGGCTGGTTCCAGGCTATTCATCTCGAGAG TGTGCAAAAAGGTTTGATGAACTGAAAAGCATTGGGAGTTCTCCAGTTGATAACCAGTACAGTCCACTAATGGCCAGTGGTGGGAGCCCTATGGAAACACTGGCTGGTTATATCAAATCATCGCTTCTTGATTCCCAGGAAGAGTTACAAGAACCTCCCAGTGAAAAAGATGCAATTTCTGTAAATG GAAGGCCAAGTGTAGCTTCCTCAAGGAATTGCTCTGCAGAAAGTGAGAAGGGCCCTGCACATAAAGGTGGAGAAAATGCTGATGAAACACAAGG GCCAAATATGGTGATCCATGTGTGTGATGAAGCAAAAAATCTGAAAGAAGATTTTGTTTGTCCGCGAGATCTGTTGATTTCTGAAATGAAGTACTTTGCTGAATATCTGTCAGTGGATGCCCAGCGCTGGGAAGAAGTGGACATTTCAGTTCACTGTGACGTTCACATCTTTAACTGGTTGATAAGATATGTTAAAAGGAACACTAAGGAGTATGAGGTGCATGAAATACCTGCCTTAG AACCAAGCAATGTCATTTCGATTCTTATTTCCTCTGAGTTTCTGAAGATGGATTCTTTA GTGGAGAAATGTATTCATTATTGCCACAAGAATATGAGTGCTATCGTAGCCACGCCGTGCAATATGAACTGCATCAATTCTAATCTCCTAACGCGCATAGCGGATCTTTTCACACATAATGAAATAGAGGAGGTGAAGGACAAGAAAGATAAATTTAAGAG CAAACTTTTCTGTAAGAAGATAGAGAGGTTGTTTGACCTAGAGTACCAGAACCCAGATTCTCAGGGAAGCGCAGCAACACTGTACAG gtgcagCTTATGTAAGAAACTCTTAATTAAGGACACTGAAAGAAGAATCCCATGCGTTCCTGGAAAGATCAATGTAGATCAGCATGGAAACATTATCTATATACACATAAG AGATAAATCTTGGGATGTACATGAGTATTTGCTGAGTCTTTTTGAAGAACTAAAATCTTGGCGAGATGTATATTGGCGCCTTTGGGGAACTATCAATTGGCTGATCTGTTCAAGATGTAATCAA ACTTTCCTGTGTACTGAATTCTCCCATTGCCAATACCACCCTCAGCCAGTTGTCTACCCTGGTGTGGTAGGTGCTCTTGGTTCCAATGGTACTGGAGTGTATCCCTGCTGTAACCAGAAGGTTCTGAGATTTGATCCTGCTCCTCTTCCAAAA gggtGTAAAGTAAGGGACCATGTGATTGGCTTGCCTGCTGGAGGAGAAGGTGTGGATGCTGTTCCCTACCAGACTGCTAAAATACTGAATGATCTGATTCAGCACAGAAATGTCATTGTTGTGCCTTTTGAAAAAGACCAAAACAG tGATTCTGGAATTGGACTGAGTGACGAGAGGAGTATTGAATGTGATGTGCTATTGGAGCCAAATGCACCATGGGGCCCCAGAACAGGAGAAATTAATGCT TTCCTTTCTCTGAAAAACTGGACTCTCCAGCTG AAACAACAGTTGTTGCTTTCAGAAGATGATGAATACACTACTGGCTCTGAGGTCACAGAGGATGAAGTAGGTGATGAGGAAGAAGTATACAAGAAACCAG CAGGAAGAAAAGAGAGGTCAAAGAAATCCCACAGACATCCAAAGAAACAAGTGTCTTCACCCAGTGttcaaaagaaggaaaagaatctGGAGAAG CAGACTAATTCCAGAGATGCATCTCCTTTTAT TGTGAGCATGCAGCAGAATAAGTGGGACGCTTCCAGATCACTTAGATTCAACCAGGATGCTCAGAGAGAGGAAG ATCAGCGGAGGATGGTTGAAATAACCGGACACCTAATAAAAATGAGGCTAGGGGAGCTTGACCGGACAAAATCAAAAGAGAACAAAGAA TCTGCAGCTGGAATTTATGCAAGACTTGAAGCTCAGATCAGGGCAGCGGCACAGGTCAACACCCGCCAGAACGTCCCAGAAAAAAATATGAG GGTTAAAAGTCGCTTTGGCCAAGGCCGTCCCACGTAG
- the KIAA1841 gene encoding uncharacterized protein KIAA1841 homolog isoform X2, with product MPDSLRDAECQKMSRRYSENNNFPYDNNQMVLDMILCSLFSVPQPINWDNVARLVPGYSSRECAKRFDELKSIGSSPVDNQYSPLMASGGSPMETLAGYIKSSLLDSQEELQEPPSEKDAISVNGRPSVASSRNCSAESEKGPAHKGGENADETQGPNMVIHVCDEAKNLKEDFVCPRDLLISEMKYFAEYLSVDAQRWEEVDISVHCDVHIFNWLIRYVKRNTKEYEVHEIPALEPSNVISILISSEFLKMDSLVEKCIHYCHKNMSAIVATPCNMNCINSNLLTRIADLFTHNEIEEVKDKKDKFKSKLFCKKIERLFDLEYQNPDSQGSAATLYRCSLCKKLLIKDTERRIPCVPGKINVDQHGNIIYIHIRDKSWDVHEYLLSLFEELKSWRDVYWRLWGTINWLICSRCNQTFLCTEFSHCQYHPQPVVYPGVVGALGSNGTGVYPCCNQKVLRFDPAPLPKGCKVRDHVIGLPAGGEGVDAVPYQTAKILNDLIQHRNVIVVPFEKDQNSDSGIGLSDERSIECDVLLEPNAPWGPRTGEINAFLSLKNWTLQLKQQLLLSEDDEYTTGSEVTEDEVGDEEEVYKKPAGRKERSKKSHRHPKKQVSSPSVQKKEKNLEKTNSRDASPFIVSMQQNKWDASRSLRFNQDAQREEDQRRMVEITGHLIKMRLGELDRTKSKENKESAAGIYARLEAQIRAAAQVNTRQNVPEKNMRVKSRFGQGRPT from the exons TGCCAAAAAATGAGCCGTAGATATTCAGAAAACAATAACTTCCCATACGACAATAATCAAATGGTTTTGGATATGATCCTCTGCTCTTTATTCAGTGTCCCTCAGCCTATCAATTGGGACAACGTGGCAAGGCTGGTTCCAGGCTATTCATCTCGAGAG TGTGCAAAAAGGTTTGATGAACTGAAAAGCATTGGGAGTTCTCCAGTTGATAACCAGTACAGTCCACTAATGGCCAGTGGTGGGAGCCCTATGGAAACACTGGCTGGTTATATCAAATCATCGCTTCTTGATTCCCAGGAAGAGTTACAAGAACCTCCCAGTGAAAAAGATGCAATTTCTGTAAATG GAAGGCCAAGTGTAGCTTCCTCAAGGAATTGCTCTGCAGAAAGTGAGAAGGGCCCTGCACATAAAGGTGGAGAAAATGCTGATGAAACACAAGG GCCAAATATGGTGATCCATGTGTGTGATGAAGCAAAAAATCTGAAAGAAGATTTTGTTTGTCCGCGAGATCTGTTGATTTCTGAAATGAAGTACTTTGCTGAATATCTGTCAGTGGATGCCCAGCGCTGGGAAGAAGTGGACATTTCAGTTCACTGTGACGTTCACATCTTTAACTGGTTGATAAGATATGTTAAAAGGAACACTAAGGAGTATGAGGTGCATGAAATACCTGCCTTAG AACCAAGCAATGTCATTTCGATTCTTATTTCCTCTGAGTTTCTGAAGATGGATTCTTTA GTGGAGAAATGTATTCATTATTGCCACAAGAATATGAGTGCTATCGTAGCCACGCCGTGCAATATGAACTGCATCAATTCTAATCTCCTAACGCGCATAGCGGATCTTTTCACACATAATGAAATAGAGGAGGTGAAGGACAAGAAAGATAAATTTAAGAG CAAACTTTTCTGTAAGAAGATAGAGAGGTTGTTTGACCTAGAGTACCAGAACCCAGATTCTCAGGGAAGCGCAGCAACACTGTACAG gtgcagCTTATGTAAGAAACTCTTAATTAAGGACACTGAAAGAAGAATCCCATGCGTTCCTGGAAAGATCAATGTAGATCAGCATGGAAACATTATCTATATACACATAAG AGATAAATCTTGGGATGTACATGAGTATTTGCTGAGTCTTTTTGAAGAACTAAAATCTTGGCGAGATGTATATTGGCGCCTTTGGGGAACTATCAATTGGCTGATCTGTTCAAGATGTAATCAA ACTTTCCTGTGTACTGAATTCTCCCATTGCCAATACCACCCTCAGCCAGTTGTCTACCCTGGTGTGGTAGGTGCTCTTGGTTCCAATGGTACTGGAGTGTATCCCTGCTGTAACCAGAAGGTTCTGAGATTTGATCCTGCTCCTCTTCCAAAA gggtGTAAAGTAAGGGACCATGTGATTGGCTTGCCTGCTGGAGGAGAAGGTGTGGATGCTGTTCCCTACCAGACTGCTAAAATACTGAATGATCTGATTCAGCACAGAAATGTCATTGTTGTGCCTTTTGAAAAAGACCAAAACAG tGATTCTGGAATTGGACTGAGTGACGAGAGGAGTATTGAATGTGATGTGCTATTGGAGCCAAATGCACCATGGGGCCCCAGAACAGGAGAAATTAATGCT TTCCTTTCTCTGAAAAACTGGACTCTCCAGCTG AAACAACAGTTGTTGCTTTCAGAAGATGATGAATACACTACTGGCTCTGAGGTCACAGAGGATGAAGTAGGTGATGAGGAAGAAGTATACAAGAAACCAG CAGGAAGAAAAGAGAGGTCAAAGAAATCCCACAGACATCCAAAGAAACAAGTGTCTTCACCCAGTGttcaaaagaaggaaaagaatctGGAGAAG ACTAATTCCAGAGATGCATCTCCTTTTAT TGTGAGCATGCAGCAGAATAAGTGGGACGCTTCCAGATCACTTAGATTCAACCAGGATGCTCAGAGAGAGGAAG ATCAGCGGAGGATGGTTGAAATAACCGGACACCTAATAAAAATGAGGCTAGGGGAGCTTGACCGGACAAAATCAAAAGAGAACAAAGAA TCTGCAGCTGGAATTTATGCAAGACTTGAAGCTCAGATCAGGGCAGCGGCACAGGTCAACACCCGCCAGAACGTCCCAGAAAAAAATATGAG GGTTAAAAGTCGCTTTGGCCAAGGCCGTCCCACGTAG
- the KIAA1841 gene encoding uncharacterized protein KIAA1841 homolog isoform X3, with the protein MPDSLRDAECQKMSRRYSENNNFPYDNNQMVLDMILCSLFSVPQPINWDNVARLVPGYSSRECAKRFDELKSIGSSPVDNQYSPLMASGGSPMETLAGYIKSSLLDSQEELQEPPSEKDAISVNGRPSVASSRNCSAESEKGPAHKGGENADETQGPNMVIHVCDEAKNLKEDFVCPRDLLISEMKYFAEYLSVDAQRWEEVDISVHCDVHIFNWLIRYVKRNTKEYEVHEIPALEPSNVISILISSEFLKMDSLVEKCIHYCHKNMSAIVATPCNMNCINSNLLTRIADLFTHNEIEEVKDKKDKFKSKLFCKKIERLFDLEYQNPDSQGSAATLYRCSLCKKLLIKDTERRIPCVPGKINVDQHGNIIYIHIRDKSWDVHEYLLSLFEELKSWRDVYWRLWGTINWLICSRCNQTFLCTEFSHCQYHPQPVVYPGVVGALGSNGTGVYPCCNQKVLRFDPAPLPKGCKVRDHVIGLPAGGEGVDAVPYQTAKILNDLIQHRNVIVVPFEKDQNSDSGIGLSDERSIECDVLLEPNAPWGPRTGEINAFLSLKNWTLQLKQQLLLSEDDEYTTGSEVTEDEVGDEEEVYKKPGRKERSKKSHRHPKKQVSSPSVQKKEKNLEKQTNSRDASPFIVSMQQNKWDASRSLRFNQDAQREEDQRRMVEITGHLIKMRLGELDRTKSKENKESAAGIYARLEAQIRAAAQVNTRQNVPEKNMRVKSRFGQGRPT; encoded by the exons TGCCAAAAAATGAGCCGTAGATATTCAGAAAACAATAACTTCCCATACGACAATAATCAAATGGTTTTGGATATGATCCTCTGCTCTTTATTCAGTGTCCCTCAGCCTATCAATTGGGACAACGTGGCAAGGCTGGTTCCAGGCTATTCATCTCGAGAG TGTGCAAAAAGGTTTGATGAACTGAAAAGCATTGGGAGTTCTCCAGTTGATAACCAGTACAGTCCACTAATGGCCAGTGGTGGGAGCCCTATGGAAACACTGGCTGGTTATATCAAATCATCGCTTCTTGATTCCCAGGAAGAGTTACAAGAACCTCCCAGTGAAAAAGATGCAATTTCTGTAAATG GAAGGCCAAGTGTAGCTTCCTCAAGGAATTGCTCTGCAGAAAGTGAGAAGGGCCCTGCACATAAAGGTGGAGAAAATGCTGATGAAACACAAGG GCCAAATATGGTGATCCATGTGTGTGATGAAGCAAAAAATCTGAAAGAAGATTTTGTTTGTCCGCGAGATCTGTTGATTTCTGAAATGAAGTACTTTGCTGAATATCTGTCAGTGGATGCCCAGCGCTGGGAAGAAGTGGACATTTCAGTTCACTGTGACGTTCACATCTTTAACTGGTTGATAAGATATGTTAAAAGGAACACTAAGGAGTATGAGGTGCATGAAATACCTGCCTTAG AACCAAGCAATGTCATTTCGATTCTTATTTCCTCTGAGTTTCTGAAGATGGATTCTTTA GTGGAGAAATGTATTCATTATTGCCACAAGAATATGAGTGCTATCGTAGCCACGCCGTGCAATATGAACTGCATCAATTCTAATCTCCTAACGCGCATAGCGGATCTTTTCACACATAATGAAATAGAGGAGGTGAAGGACAAGAAAGATAAATTTAAGAG CAAACTTTTCTGTAAGAAGATAGAGAGGTTGTTTGACCTAGAGTACCAGAACCCAGATTCTCAGGGAAGCGCAGCAACACTGTACAG gtgcagCTTATGTAAGAAACTCTTAATTAAGGACACTGAAAGAAGAATCCCATGCGTTCCTGGAAAGATCAATGTAGATCAGCATGGAAACATTATCTATATACACATAAG AGATAAATCTTGGGATGTACATGAGTATTTGCTGAGTCTTTTTGAAGAACTAAAATCTTGGCGAGATGTATATTGGCGCCTTTGGGGAACTATCAATTGGCTGATCTGTTCAAGATGTAATCAA ACTTTCCTGTGTACTGAATTCTCCCATTGCCAATACCACCCTCAGCCAGTTGTCTACCCTGGTGTGGTAGGTGCTCTTGGTTCCAATGGTACTGGAGTGTATCCCTGCTGTAACCAGAAGGTTCTGAGATTTGATCCTGCTCCTCTTCCAAAA gggtGTAAAGTAAGGGACCATGTGATTGGCTTGCCTGCTGGAGGAGAAGGTGTGGATGCTGTTCCCTACCAGACTGCTAAAATACTGAATGATCTGATTCAGCACAGAAATGTCATTGTTGTGCCTTTTGAAAAAGACCAAAACAG tGATTCTGGAATTGGACTGAGTGACGAGAGGAGTATTGAATGTGATGTGCTATTGGAGCCAAATGCACCATGGGGCCCCAGAACAGGAGAAATTAATGCT TTCCTTTCTCTGAAAAACTGGACTCTCCAGCTG AAACAACAGTTGTTGCTTTCAGAAGATGATGAATACACTACTGGCTCTGAGGTCACAGAGGATGAAGTAGGTGATGAGGAAGAAGTATACAAGAAACCAG GAAGAAAAGAGAGGTCAAAGAAATCCCACAGACATCCAAAGAAACAAGTGTCTTCACCCAGTGttcaaaagaaggaaaagaatctGGAGAAG CAGACTAATTCCAGAGATGCATCTCCTTTTAT TGTGAGCATGCAGCAGAATAAGTGGGACGCTTCCAGATCACTTAGATTCAACCAGGATGCTCAGAGAGAGGAAG ATCAGCGGAGGATGGTTGAAATAACCGGACACCTAATAAAAATGAGGCTAGGGGAGCTTGACCGGACAAAATCAAAAGAGAACAAAGAA TCTGCAGCTGGAATTTATGCAAGACTTGAAGCTCAGATCAGGGCAGCGGCACAGGTCAACACCCGCCAGAACGTCCCAGAAAAAAATATGAG GGTTAAAAGTCGCTTTGGCCAAGGCCGTCCCACGTAG
- the KIAA1841 gene encoding uncharacterized protein KIAA1841 homolog isoform X5: MSRRYSENNNFPYDNNQMVLDMILCSLFSVPQPINWDNVARLVPGYSSRECAKRFDELKSIGSSPVDNQYSPLMASGGSPMETLAGYIKSSLLDSQEELQEPPSEKDAISVNGRPSVASSRNCSAESEKGPAHKGGENADETQGPNMVIHVCDEAKNLKEDFVCPRDLLISEMKYFAEYLSVDAQRWEEVDISVHCDVHIFNWLIRYVKRNTKEYEVHEIPALEPSNVISILISSEFLKMDSLVEKCIHYCHKNMSAIVATPCNMNCINSNLLTRIADLFTHNEIEEVKDKKDKFKSKLFCKKIERLFDLEYQNPDSQGSAATLYRCSLCKKLLIKDTERRIPCVPGKINVDQHGNIIYIHIRDKSWDVHEYLLSLFEELKSWRDVYWRLWGTINWLICSRCNQTFLCTEFSHCQYHPQPVVYPGVVGALGSNGTGVYPCCNQKVLRFDPAPLPKGCKVRDHVIGLPAGGEGVDAVPYQTAKILNDLIQHRNVIVVPFEKDQNSDSGIGLSDERSIECDVLLEPNAPWGPRTGEINAFLSLKNWTLQLKQQLLLSEDDEYTTGSEVTEDEVGDEEEVYKKPAGRKERSKKSHRHPKKQVSSPSVQKKEKNLEKQTNSRDASPFIVSMQQNKWDASRSLRFNQDAQREEDQRRMVEITGHLIKMRLGELDRTKSKENKESAAGIYARLEAQIRAAAQVNTRQNVPEKNMRVKSRFGQGRPT, encoded by the exons ATGAGCCGTAGATATTCAGAAAACAATAACTTCCCATACGACAATAATCAAATGGTTTTGGATATGATCCTCTGCTCTTTATTCAGTGTCCCTCAGCCTATCAATTGGGACAACGTGGCAAGGCTGGTTCCAGGCTATTCATCTCGAGAG TGTGCAAAAAGGTTTGATGAACTGAAAAGCATTGGGAGTTCTCCAGTTGATAACCAGTACAGTCCACTAATGGCCAGTGGTGGGAGCCCTATGGAAACACTGGCTGGTTATATCAAATCATCGCTTCTTGATTCCCAGGAAGAGTTACAAGAACCTCCCAGTGAAAAAGATGCAATTTCTGTAAATG GAAGGCCAAGTGTAGCTTCCTCAAGGAATTGCTCTGCAGAAAGTGAGAAGGGCCCTGCACATAAAGGTGGAGAAAATGCTGATGAAACACAAGG GCCAAATATGGTGATCCATGTGTGTGATGAAGCAAAAAATCTGAAAGAAGATTTTGTTTGTCCGCGAGATCTGTTGATTTCTGAAATGAAGTACTTTGCTGAATATCTGTCAGTGGATGCCCAGCGCTGGGAAGAAGTGGACATTTCAGTTCACTGTGACGTTCACATCTTTAACTGGTTGATAAGATATGTTAAAAGGAACACTAAGGAGTATGAGGTGCATGAAATACCTGCCTTAG AACCAAGCAATGTCATTTCGATTCTTATTTCCTCTGAGTTTCTGAAGATGGATTCTTTA GTGGAGAAATGTATTCATTATTGCCACAAGAATATGAGTGCTATCGTAGCCACGCCGTGCAATATGAACTGCATCAATTCTAATCTCCTAACGCGCATAGCGGATCTTTTCACACATAATGAAATAGAGGAGGTGAAGGACAAGAAAGATAAATTTAAGAG CAAACTTTTCTGTAAGAAGATAGAGAGGTTGTTTGACCTAGAGTACCAGAACCCAGATTCTCAGGGAAGCGCAGCAACACTGTACAG gtgcagCTTATGTAAGAAACTCTTAATTAAGGACACTGAAAGAAGAATCCCATGCGTTCCTGGAAAGATCAATGTAGATCAGCATGGAAACATTATCTATATACACATAAG AGATAAATCTTGGGATGTACATGAGTATTTGCTGAGTCTTTTTGAAGAACTAAAATCTTGGCGAGATGTATATTGGCGCCTTTGGGGAACTATCAATTGGCTGATCTGTTCAAGATGTAATCAA ACTTTCCTGTGTACTGAATTCTCCCATTGCCAATACCACCCTCAGCCAGTTGTCTACCCTGGTGTGGTAGGTGCTCTTGGTTCCAATGGTACTGGAGTGTATCCCTGCTGTAACCAGAAGGTTCTGAGATTTGATCCTGCTCCTCTTCCAAAA gggtGTAAAGTAAGGGACCATGTGATTGGCTTGCCTGCTGGAGGAGAAGGTGTGGATGCTGTTCCCTACCAGACTGCTAAAATACTGAATGATCTGATTCAGCACAGAAATGTCATTGTTGTGCCTTTTGAAAAAGACCAAAACAG tGATTCTGGAATTGGACTGAGTGACGAGAGGAGTATTGAATGTGATGTGCTATTGGAGCCAAATGCACCATGGGGCCCCAGAACAGGAGAAATTAATGCT TTCCTTTCTCTGAAAAACTGGACTCTCCAGCTG AAACAACAGTTGTTGCTTTCAGAAGATGATGAATACACTACTGGCTCTGAGGTCACAGAGGATGAAGTAGGTGATGAGGAAGAAGTATACAAGAAACCAG CAGGAAGAAAAGAGAGGTCAAAGAAATCCCACAGACATCCAAAGAAACAAGTGTCTTCACCCAGTGttcaaaagaaggaaaagaatctGGAGAAG CAGACTAATTCCAGAGATGCATCTCCTTTTAT TGTGAGCATGCAGCAGAATAAGTGGGACGCTTCCAGATCACTTAGATTCAACCAGGATGCTCAGAGAGAGGAAG ATCAGCGGAGGATGGTTGAAATAACCGGACACCTAATAAAAATGAGGCTAGGGGAGCTTGACCGGACAAAATCAAAAGAGAACAAAGAA TCTGCAGCTGGAATTTATGCAAGACTTGAAGCTCAGATCAGGGCAGCGGCACAGGTCAACACCCGCCAGAACGTCCCAGAAAAAAATATGAG GGTTAAAAGTCGCTTTGGCCAAGGCCGTCCCACGTAG